A stretch of uncultured Methanobrevibacter sp. DNA encodes these proteins:
- a CDS encoding archaeosine biosynthesis radical SAM protein RaSEA, with translation MEIENLTKEIRQKAFERKDPKTPEQVGASWYNDDLTYDGIAKTLFIILPTPGCAWALGDSGGCTMCSYVSDCTLEPIDTDTILKIFHEHLSRHPISEEDKISVKLFASGSFLNPYELPRDARDEILKTLVNLGNVTEIIVESRPEYVKEEYLDEIFEIIGDTLFEVSIGLETSNDYTRLKKINKGFTRDDFENAVKLMQDLSKTKGYNLKSKAYIFVKPILVSEAQAISEATETAHYCESVGVNRLSFCPATIHGGTVIERFWRKGAYQPPWIWSCIEIINTVRDEIDIPALLDTSGFGSRRGPYNCKKCNKDLKHMIIANNLTQTKIEYDCECKSEWKAEVENSDMTSSTVGIKHIPLY, from the coding sequence ATGGAAATTGAAAACTTAACTAAAGAAATTCGACAAAAAGCTTTCGAGCGAAAAGATCCCAAAACACCAGAGCAGGTTGGTGCAAGCTGGTATAATGATGATCTGACATATGATGGAATTGCAAAGACACTGTTCATCATCCTTCCGACACCGGGTTGTGCATGGGCACTAGGAGACAGTGGCGGATGTACTATGTGCAGTTATGTTTCAGACTGTACCCTTGAACCTATAGACACAGACACTATCCTAAAAATATTCCATGAACACCTCTCAAGACATCCAATATCTGAAGAGGACAAGATTTCAGTTAAACTCTTTGCATCAGGAAGTTTCCTAAATCCATACGAACTTCCAAGGGATGCCCGTGACGAGATACTAAAGACATTAGTTAACTTAGGCAATGTCACAGAAATCATTGTGGAGTCAAGACCTGAATATGTCAAGGAAGAATATCTTGACGAGATATTTGAAATAATAGGAGACACATTGTTTGAAGTGAGCATAGGCCTTGAGACATCAAATGACTACACCAGATTGAAAAAGATAAACAAGGGATTTACACGTGATGACTTTGAAAATGCGGTCAAGCTAATGCAGGACCTCTCAAAAACAAAAGGTTACAACCTAAAGTCAAAGGCGTATATTTTTGTAAAGCCTATACTTGTATCTGAAGCGCAGGCAATATCTGAGGCAACCGAAACCGCACATTACTGTGAGTCAGTTGGCGTCAACAGGCTGTCATTCTGTCCTGCAACCATTCATGGGGGAACTGTAATCGAAAGGTTCTGGAGAAAAGGCGCATACCAACCACCTTGGATCTGGTCTTGCATTGAGATAATAAATACCGTTCGTGATGAAATTGATATACCTGCACTGCTCGACACTTCAGGTTTTGGTTCAAGACGTGGGCCGTACAACTGCAAGAAATGCAATAAAGACCTGAAACATATGATTATTGCAAACAATCTTACACAAACAAAGATTGAGTATGACTGTGAGTGCAAAAGCGAATGGAAAGCCGAAGTTGAAAACAGCGACATGACATCTTCAACTGTTGGCATCAAGCATATCCCATTATATTAA
- a CDS encoding DUF308 domain-containing protein — MKSKFISLLAIILGLIIITFPIMGIIGVADLIGLSVLLISIYMLVVGVAIMDYNRNGAILDMVLGVILLFLSILLIFNPATLGFLAQITLYLAGIMLILVGLVSLINNRQSRFGFYIGIAGIVLGLLYIVIGTYVSDPVILGILIGTWLVISGVLKLMDS; from the coding sequence ATGAAAAGTAAATTTATTAGTTTACTGGCTATAATTCTTGGATTGATTATTATCACATTCCCTATTATGGGAATTATTGGAGTTGCTGATTTAATCGGTTTATCCGTCCTGTTAATTTCCATTTATATGCTTGTCGTCGGAGTGGCAATAATGGATTACAACAGAAACGGTGCCATACTGGACATGGTGTTGGGAGTTATACTGCTGTTTTTAAGCATACTTTTAATTTTCAACCCGGCAACACTTGGATTTTTGGCCCAGATTACATTATACCTTGCGGGAATAATGCTGATTCTTGTGGGACTTGTCTCATTAATCAATAACCGCCAATCCAGATTCGGATTCTACATAGGAATCGCAGGTATTGTGCTGGGTTTATTATACATAGTAATTGGAACATATGTTTCAGACCCAGTCATATTGGGCATATTAATCGGAACATGGTTAGTAATTTCTGGTGTTTTAAAATTGATGGACAGTTAA